From Macaca mulatta isolate MMU2019108-1 chromosome 1, T2T-MMU8v2.0, whole genome shotgun sequence, the proteins below share one genomic window:
- the SRSF10 gene encoding serine/arginine-rich splicing factor 10 isoform X3, producing MSRYLRPPNTSLFVRNVADDTRSEDLRREFGRYGPIVDVYVPLDFYTRRPRGFAYVQFEDVRDAEDALHNLDRKWICGRQIEIQFAQGDRKTPNQMKAKEGRNVYSSSRYDDYDRYRRSRSRSYERRRSRSRSFDYNYRRSYSPRNSRPTGRPRRSRSHSDNDRFKHRNRSFSRSKSNSRSRSKSQPKKEMKAKSRSRPNCSWNTQYSSAYYTSRKI from the exons ATGTCCCGCTACCTGCGTCCCCCCAACACGTCTCTGTTCGTCAGGAACGTGGCCGACGACACCAG GTCTGAAGACTTGCGGCGTGAATTTGGTCGTTATGGTCCTATAGTTGATGTGTATGTTCCACTTGATTTCTACACTCGCCGTCCAAGAGGATTTGCTTATGTTCA ATTTGAGGATGTTCGTGATGCTGAAGATGCTTTACATAATTTGGACAGAAAGTGGATTTGTGGACGGCAGATTGAAATCCAGTTTGCCCAGGGGGATCGAAAGA CACCAAATCAGATGAAAGCCAAGGAAGGGAGGAATGTGTACAGTTCTTCACGCTATGATGATTATGACAGATACAGACGTTCTAGAAGCCGAAGTTATGAAAGGAGGAGATCAAGAAGTCGGTCTTTTGATTACAACTATAGAAGATCGTATAGTCCTAGAAA CAGTAGACCGACTGGAAGACCACGGCGTAGCAGAAGCCATTCCGACAATGATAG ATTCAAACACCGAAATCGATCTTTTTCAAGATCTAAATCCAATTCAAGATCACGGTCCAAGTCCCAGcccaagaaagaaatgaaggctaAATCACGTTCTAG ACCAAACTGCAGCTGG
- the SRSF10 gene encoding serine/arginine-rich splicing factor 10 isoform X9, with amino-acid sequence MSRYLRPPNTSLFVRNVADDTRSEDLRREFGRYGPIVDVYVPLDFYTRRPRGFAYVQFEDVRDAEDALHNLDRKWICGRQIEIQFAQGDRKTPNQMKAKEGRNVYSSSRYDDYDRYRRSRSRSYERRRSRSRSFDYNYRRSYSPRNSRPTGRPRRSRSHSDNDSQVSKKKNER; translated from the exons ATGTCCCGCTACCTGCGTCCCCCCAACACGTCTCTGTTCGTCAGGAACGTGGCCGACGACACCAG GTCTGAAGACTTGCGGCGTGAATTTGGTCGTTATGGTCCTATAGTTGATGTGTATGTTCCACTTGATTTCTACACTCGCCGTCCAAGAGGATTTGCTTATGTTCA ATTTGAGGATGTTCGTGATGCTGAAGATGCTTTACATAATTTGGACAGAAAGTGGATTTGTGGACGGCAGATTGAAATCCAGTTTGCCCAGGGGGATCGAAAGA CACCAAATCAGATGAAAGCCAAGGAAGGGAGGAATGTGTACAGTTCTTCACGCTATGATGATTATGACAGATACAGACGTTCTAGAAGCCGAAGTTATGAAAGGAGGAGATCAAGAAGTCGGTCTTTTGATTACAACTATAGAAGATCGTATAGTCCTAGAAA CAGTAGACCGACTGGAAGACCACGGCGTAGCAGAAGCCATTCCGACAATGATAG ccaagtaagcaagaagaaaaatgagagataA
- the SRSF10 gene encoding serine/arginine-rich splicing factor 10, with protein sequence MSRYLRPPNTSLFVRNVADDTRSEDLRREFGRYGPIVDVYVPLDFYTRRPRGFAYVQFEDVRDAEDALHNLDRKWICGRQIEIQFAQGDRKTPNQMKAKEGRNVYSSSRYDDYDRYRRSRSRSYERRRSRSRSFDYNYRRSYSPRNRPTGRPRRSRSHSDNDRFKHRNRSFSRSKSNSRSRSKSQPKKEMKAKSRSRSASHTKTRGTSKTDSKTHYKSGSRYEKESRKKEPPRSKSQSRSQSRSRSKSRSRSWTSPKSSGH encoded by the exons ATGTCCCGCTACCTGCGTCCCCCCAACACGTCTCTGTTCGTCAGGAACGTGGCCGACGACACCAG GTCTGAAGACTTGCGGCGTGAATTTGGTCGTTATGGTCCTATAGTTGATGTGTATGTTCCACTTGATTTCTACACTCGCCGTCCAAGAGGATTTGCTTATGTTCA ATTTGAGGATGTTCGTGATGCTGAAGATGCTTTACATAATTTGGACAGAAAGTGGATTTGTGGACGGCAGATTGAAATCCAGTTTGCCCAGGGGGATCGAAAGA CACCAAATCAGATGAAAGCCAAGGAAGGGAGGAATGTGTACAGTTCTTCACGCTATGATGATTATGACAGATACAGACGTTCTAGAAGCCGAAGTTATGAAAGGAGGAGATCAAGAAGTCGGTCTTTTGATTACAACTATAGAAGATCGTATAGTCCTAGAAA TAGACCGACTGGAAGACCACGGCGTAGCAGAAGCCATTCCGACAATGATAG ATTCAAACACCGAAATCGATCTTTTTCAAGATCTAAATCCAATTCAAGATCACGGTCCAAGTCCCAGcccaagaaagaaatgaaggctaAATCACGTTCTAGGTCTGCATCTCACACCAAAACTAGAGGCACCTCTAAAACAGATTCCAAAACACATTATAAGTCTGGCTCAAGATATGAAAAGGAATCAAGGAAAAAAGAACCACCTAGATCCAAATCTCAGTCAAGATCACAGTCTAGGTCTAGGTCAAAATCTAGATCAAGGTCTTGGACTAGTCCTAAGTCCAGTGGCCACTGA
- the SRSF10 gene encoding serine/arginine-rich splicing factor 10 isoform X6 — protein sequence MSRYLRPPNTSLFVRNVADDTRSEDLRREFGRYGPIVDVYVPLDFYTRRPRGFAYVQFEDVRDAEDALHNLDRKWICGRQIEIQFAQGDRKTPNQMKAKEGRNVYSSSRYDDYDRYRRSRSRSYERRRSRSRSFDYNYRRSYSPRNSRPTGRPRRSRSHSDNDRPNCSWNTQYSSAYYTSRKI from the exons ATGTCCCGCTACCTGCGTCCCCCCAACACGTCTCTGTTCGTCAGGAACGTGGCCGACGACACCAG GTCTGAAGACTTGCGGCGTGAATTTGGTCGTTATGGTCCTATAGTTGATGTGTATGTTCCACTTGATTTCTACACTCGCCGTCCAAGAGGATTTGCTTATGTTCA ATTTGAGGATGTTCGTGATGCTGAAGATGCTTTACATAATTTGGACAGAAAGTGGATTTGTGGACGGCAGATTGAAATCCAGTTTGCCCAGGGGGATCGAAAGA CACCAAATCAGATGAAAGCCAAGGAAGGGAGGAATGTGTACAGTTCTTCACGCTATGATGATTATGACAGATACAGACGTTCTAGAAGCCGAAGTTATGAAAGGAGGAGATCAAGAAGTCGGTCTTTTGATTACAACTATAGAAGATCGTATAGTCCTAGAAA CAGTAGACCGACTGGAAGACCACGGCGTAGCAGAAGCCATTCCGACAATGATAG ACCAAACTGCAGCTGG
- the SRSF10 gene encoding serine/arginine-rich splicing factor 10 isoform X4: protein MSRYLRPPNTSLFVRNVADDTRSEDLRREFGRYGPIVDVYVPLDFYTRRPRGFAYVQFEDVRDAEDALHNLDRKWICGRQIEIQFAQGDRKTPNQMKAKEGRNVYSSSRYDDYDRYRRSRSRSYERRRSRSRSFDYNYRRSYSPRNRPTGRPRRSRSHSDNDRFKHRNRSFSRSKSNSRSRSKSQPKKEMKAKSRSRPNCSWNTQYSSAYYTSRKI from the exons ATGTCCCGCTACCTGCGTCCCCCCAACACGTCTCTGTTCGTCAGGAACGTGGCCGACGACACCAG GTCTGAAGACTTGCGGCGTGAATTTGGTCGTTATGGTCCTATAGTTGATGTGTATGTTCCACTTGATTTCTACACTCGCCGTCCAAGAGGATTTGCTTATGTTCA ATTTGAGGATGTTCGTGATGCTGAAGATGCTTTACATAATTTGGACAGAAAGTGGATTTGTGGACGGCAGATTGAAATCCAGTTTGCCCAGGGGGATCGAAAGA CACCAAATCAGATGAAAGCCAAGGAAGGGAGGAATGTGTACAGTTCTTCACGCTATGATGATTATGACAGATACAGACGTTCTAGAAGCCGAAGTTATGAAAGGAGGAGATCAAGAAGTCGGTCTTTTGATTACAACTATAGAAGATCGTATAGTCCTAGAAA TAGACCGACTGGAAGACCACGGCGTAGCAGAAGCCATTCCGACAATGATAG ATTCAAACACCGAAATCGATCTTTTTCAAGATCTAAATCCAATTCAAGATCACGGTCCAAGTCCCAGcccaagaaagaaatgaaggctaAATCACGTTCTAG ACCAAACTGCAGCTGG
- the SRSF10 gene encoding serine/arginine-rich splicing factor 10 isoform X10 — protein sequence MSRYLRPPNTSLFVRNVADDTRSEDLRREFGRYGPIVDVYVPLDFYTRRPRGFAYVQFEDVRDAEDALHNLDRKWICGRQIEIQFAQGDRKTPNQMKAKEGRNVYSSSRYDDYDRYRRSRSRSYERRRSRSRSFDYNYRRSYSPRNRPTGRPRRSRSHSDNDSQVSKKKNER from the exons ATGTCCCGCTACCTGCGTCCCCCCAACACGTCTCTGTTCGTCAGGAACGTGGCCGACGACACCAG GTCTGAAGACTTGCGGCGTGAATTTGGTCGTTATGGTCCTATAGTTGATGTGTATGTTCCACTTGATTTCTACACTCGCCGTCCAAGAGGATTTGCTTATGTTCA ATTTGAGGATGTTCGTGATGCTGAAGATGCTTTACATAATTTGGACAGAAAGTGGATTTGTGGACGGCAGATTGAAATCCAGTTTGCCCAGGGGGATCGAAAGA CACCAAATCAGATGAAAGCCAAGGAAGGGAGGAATGTGTACAGTTCTTCACGCTATGATGATTATGACAGATACAGACGTTCTAGAAGCCGAAGTTATGAAAGGAGGAGATCAAGAAGTCGGTCTTTTGATTACAACTATAGAAGATCGTATAGTCCTAGAAA TAGACCGACTGGAAGACCACGGCGTAGCAGAAGCCATTCCGACAATGATAG ccaagtaagcaagaagaaaaatgagagataA
- the SRSF10 gene encoding serine/arginine-rich splicing factor 10 isoform X7, whose translation MSRYLRPPNTSLFVRNVADDTRSEDLRREFGRYGPIVDVYVPLDFYTRRPRGFAYVQFEDVRDAEDALHNLDRKWICGRQIEIQFAQGDRKTPNQMKAKEGRNVYSSSRYDDYDRYRRSRSRSYERRRSRSRSFDYNYRRSYSPRNRPTGRPRRSRSHSDNDRPNCSWNTQYSSAYYTSRKI comes from the exons ATGTCCCGCTACCTGCGTCCCCCCAACACGTCTCTGTTCGTCAGGAACGTGGCCGACGACACCAG GTCTGAAGACTTGCGGCGTGAATTTGGTCGTTATGGTCCTATAGTTGATGTGTATGTTCCACTTGATTTCTACACTCGCCGTCCAAGAGGATTTGCTTATGTTCA ATTTGAGGATGTTCGTGATGCTGAAGATGCTTTACATAATTTGGACAGAAAGTGGATTTGTGGACGGCAGATTGAAATCCAGTTTGCCCAGGGGGATCGAAAGA CACCAAATCAGATGAAAGCCAAGGAAGGGAGGAATGTGTACAGTTCTTCACGCTATGATGATTATGACAGATACAGACGTTCTAGAAGCCGAAGTTATGAAAGGAGGAGATCAAGAAGTCGGTCTTTTGATTACAACTATAGAAGATCGTATAGTCCTAGAAA TAGACCGACTGGAAGACCACGGCGTAGCAGAAGCCATTCCGACAATGATAG ACCAAACTGCAGCTGG
- the SRSF10 gene encoding serine/arginine-rich splicing factor 10 isoform X11, with amino-acid sequence MSRYLRPPNTSLFVRNVADDTRSEDLRREFGRYGPIVDVYVPLDFYTRRPRGFAYVQFEDVRDAEDALHNLDRKWICGRQIEIQFAQGDRKTPNQMKAKEGRNVYSSSRYDDYDRYRRSRSRSYERRRSRSRSFDYNYRRSYSPRKPNCSWNTQYSSAYYTSRKI; translated from the exons ATGTCCCGCTACCTGCGTCCCCCCAACACGTCTCTGTTCGTCAGGAACGTGGCCGACGACACCAG GTCTGAAGACTTGCGGCGTGAATTTGGTCGTTATGGTCCTATAGTTGATGTGTATGTTCCACTTGATTTCTACACTCGCCGTCCAAGAGGATTTGCTTATGTTCA ATTTGAGGATGTTCGTGATGCTGAAGATGCTTTACATAATTTGGACAGAAAGTGGATTTGTGGACGGCAGATTGAAATCCAGTTTGCCCAGGGGGATCGAAAGA CACCAAATCAGATGAAAGCCAAGGAAGGGAGGAATGTGTACAGTTCTTCACGCTATGATGATTATGACAGATACAGACGTTCTAGAAGCCGAAGTTATGAAAGGAGGAGATCAAGAAGTCGGTCTTTTGATTACAACTATAGAAGATCGTATAGTCCTAGAAA ACCAAACTGCAGCTGG
- the SRSF10 gene encoding serine/arginine-rich splicing factor 10 isoform X1, translating into MSRYLRPPNTSLFVRNVADDTRSEDLRREFGRYGPIVDVYVPLDFYTRRPRGFAYVQFEDVRDAEDALHNLDRKWICGRQIEIQFAQGDRKTPNQMKAKEGRNVYSSSRYDDYDRYRRSRSRSYERRRSRSRSFDYNYRRSYSPRNSRPTGRPRRSRSHSDNDRFKHRNRSFSRSKSNSRSRSKSQPKKEMKAKSRSRSASHTKTRGTSKTDSKTHYKSGSRYEKESRKKEPPRSKSQSRSQSRSRSKSRSRSWTSPKSSGH; encoded by the exons ATGTCCCGCTACCTGCGTCCCCCCAACACGTCTCTGTTCGTCAGGAACGTGGCCGACGACACCAG GTCTGAAGACTTGCGGCGTGAATTTGGTCGTTATGGTCCTATAGTTGATGTGTATGTTCCACTTGATTTCTACACTCGCCGTCCAAGAGGATTTGCTTATGTTCA ATTTGAGGATGTTCGTGATGCTGAAGATGCTTTACATAATTTGGACAGAAAGTGGATTTGTGGACGGCAGATTGAAATCCAGTTTGCCCAGGGGGATCGAAAGA CACCAAATCAGATGAAAGCCAAGGAAGGGAGGAATGTGTACAGTTCTTCACGCTATGATGATTATGACAGATACAGACGTTCTAGAAGCCGAAGTTATGAAAGGAGGAGATCAAGAAGTCGGTCTTTTGATTACAACTATAGAAGATCGTATAGTCCTAGAAA CAGTAGACCGACTGGAAGACCACGGCGTAGCAGAAGCCATTCCGACAATGATAG ATTCAAACACCGAAATCGATCTTTTTCAAGATCTAAATCCAATTCAAGATCACGGTCCAAGTCCCAGcccaagaaagaaatgaaggctaAATCACGTTCTAGGTCTGCATCTCACACCAAAACTAGAGGCACCTCTAAAACAGATTCCAAAACACATTATAAGTCTGGCTCAAGATATGAAAAGGAATCAAGGAAAAAAGAACCACCTAGATCCAAATCTCAGTCAAGATCACAGTCTAGGTCTAGGTCAAAATCTAGATCAAGGTCTTGGACTAGTCCTAAGTCCAGTGGCCACTGA
- the SRSF10 gene encoding serine/arginine-rich splicing factor 10 isoform X8, whose product MCMFHLISTLAVQEDLLITFEDVRDAEDALHNLDRKWICGRQIEIQFAQGDRKTPNQMKAKEGRNVYSSSRYDDYDRYRRSRSRSYERRRSRSRSFDYNYRRSYSPRNSRPTGRPRRSRSHSDNDRFKHRNRSFSRSKSNSRSRSKSQPKKEMKAKSRSRPNCSWNTQYSSAYYTSRKI is encoded by the exons ATGTGTATGTTCCACTTGATTTCTACACTCGCCGTCCAAGAGGATTTGCTTAT CACATTTGAGGATGTTCGTGATGCTGAAGATGCTTTACATAATTTGGACAGAAAGTGGATTTGTGGACGGCAGATTGAAATCCAGTTTGCCCAGGGGGATCGAAAGA CACCAAATCAGATGAAAGCCAAGGAAGGGAGGAATGTGTACAGTTCTTCACGCTATGATGATTATGACAGATACAGACGTTCTAGAAGCCGAAGTTATGAAAGGAGGAGATCAAGAAGTCGGTCTTTTGATTACAACTATAGAAGATCGTATAGTCCTAGAAA CAGTAGACCGACTGGAAGACCACGGCGTAGCAGAAGCCATTCCGACAATGATAG ATTCAAACACCGAAATCGATCTTTTTCAAGATCTAAATCCAATTCAAGATCACGGTCCAAGTCCCAGcccaagaaagaaatgaaggctaAATCACGTTCTAG ACCAAACTGCAGCTGG
- the SRSF10 gene encoding serine/arginine-rich splicing factor 10 isoform X2, with protein MCMFHLISTLAVQEDLLITFEDVRDAEDALHNLDRKWICGRQIEIQFAQGDRKTPNQMKAKEGRNVYSSSRYDDYDRYRRSRSRSYERRRSRSRSFDYNYRRSYSPRNSRPTGRPRRSRSHSDNDRFKHRNRSFSRSKSNSRSRSKSQPKKEMKAKSRSRSASHTKTRGTSKTDSKTHYKSGSRYEKESRKKEPPRSKSQSRSQSRSRSKSRSRSWTSPKSSGH; from the exons ATGTGTATGTTCCACTTGATTTCTACACTCGCCGTCCAAGAGGATTTGCTTAT CACATTTGAGGATGTTCGTGATGCTGAAGATGCTTTACATAATTTGGACAGAAAGTGGATTTGTGGACGGCAGATTGAAATCCAGTTTGCCCAGGGGGATCGAAAGA CACCAAATCAGATGAAAGCCAAGGAAGGGAGGAATGTGTACAGTTCTTCACGCTATGATGATTATGACAGATACAGACGTTCTAGAAGCCGAAGTTATGAAAGGAGGAGATCAAGAAGTCGGTCTTTTGATTACAACTATAGAAGATCGTATAGTCCTAGAAA CAGTAGACCGACTGGAAGACCACGGCGTAGCAGAAGCCATTCCGACAATGATAG ATTCAAACACCGAAATCGATCTTTTTCAAGATCTAAATCCAATTCAAGATCACGGTCCAAGTCCCAGcccaagaaagaaatgaaggctaAATCACGTTCTAGGTCTGCATCTCACACCAAAACTAGAGGCACCTCTAAAACAGATTCCAAAACACATTATAAGTCTGGCTCAAGATATGAAAAGGAATCAAGGAAAAAAGAACCACCTAGATCCAAATCTCAGTCAAGATCACAGTCTAGGTCTAGGTCAAAATCTAGATCAAGGTCTTGGACTAGTCCTAAGTCCAGTGGCCACTGA
- the SRSF10 gene encoding serine/arginine-rich splicing factor 10 isoform X5 yields the protein MMAKIKGVIPDDVRDAEDALHNLDRKWICGRQIEIQFAQGDRKTPNQMKAKEGRNVYSSSRYDDYDRYRRSRSRSYERRRSRSRSFDYNYRRSYSPRNSRPTGRPRRSRSHSDNDRFKHRNRSFSRSKSNSRSRSKSQPKKEMKAKSRSRSASHTKTRGTSKTDSKTHYKSGSRYEKESRKKEPPRSKSQSRSQSRSRSKSRSRSWTSPKSSGH from the exons ATGATGGCCAAGATTAAAGGAGTCATACCTGAT GATGTTCGTGATGCTGAAGATGCTTTACATAATTTGGACAGAAAGTGGATTTGTGGACGGCAGATTGAAATCCAGTTTGCCCAGGGGGATCGAAAGA CACCAAATCAGATGAAAGCCAAGGAAGGGAGGAATGTGTACAGTTCTTCACGCTATGATGATTATGACAGATACAGACGTTCTAGAAGCCGAAGTTATGAAAGGAGGAGATCAAGAAGTCGGTCTTTTGATTACAACTATAGAAGATCGTATAGTCCTAGAAA CAGTAGACCGACTGGAAGACCACGGCGTAGCAGAAGCCATTCCGACAATGATAG ATTCAAACACCGAAATCGATCTTTTTCAAGATCTAAATCCAATTCAAGATCACGGTCCAAGTCCCAGcccaagaaagaaatgaaggctaAATCACGTTCTAGGTCTGCATCTCACACCAAAACTAGAGGCACCTCTAAAACAGATTCCAAAACACATTATAAGTCTGGCTCAAGATATGAAAAGGAATCAAGGAAAAAAGAACCACCTAGATCCAAATCTCAGTCAAGATCACAGTCTAGGTCTAGGTCAAAATCTAGATCAAGGTCTTGGACTAGTCCTAAGTCCAGTGGCCACTGA